Proteins found in one Lutimonas zeaxanthinifaciens genomic segment:
- the trxA gene encoding thioredoxin → MAIEVTDANFEEVVLNSDRPVLVDFWAAWCGPCRMLAPIVEELDKDFDDKAKIVKVDVDAHQEFAAKYGVRNIPTVLIFKGGEVADKQVGVAPKNVYTEKLNALL, encoded by the coding sequence ATGGCAATAGAAGTAACAGATGCTAATTTTGAAGAGGTAGTGTTGAACTCAGACAGACCAGTATTAGTTGATTTTTGGGCAGCTTGGTGTGGACCATGTAGAATGTTGGCTCCGATCGTGGAAGAGTTAGACAAGGATTTTGACGATAAAGCAAAGATTGTCAAGGTTGATGTAGATGCGCATCAGGAATTTGCTGCCAAATATGGTGTAAGAAACATTCCAACAGTCTTGATCTTTAAAGGAGGTGAAGTAGCTGATAAGCAAGTTGGTGTTGCACCAAAGAATGTGTATACAGAAAAACTGAACGCACTTTTATAA